The DNA region ggcttagaaaatgttttgaaaagagagtttaactttgtaatgattctcgtatgaatgtatacaaagtggttatctcgtttagttttgaaagttgtttgaaaacataattcggtaatgattctagtatgaatgtataccaagtggtgattctccaaaagagattttgaaaggtgtgaggtgttgaaaatattttaggttatgatccagtaattgagagttataccttcctaaggtcgttatgaacgtttcctatccttatgagggtagaactgtccttactattgagaagtaagtagttttatcctttggatgtttaagggtcatcgtagggtcatcgataggtcattgaaggcaacagttgtaaggataccttagcattcgaagggacgatcatcatttaaccgtaggctacaccgaagggtcatcgagggacaaaatcgtattttcgaaggcaacatccgagggaccatgatttattttatgatgatttaaccgaagggtctttgctaagtatatccctacattcgcgggacatgaccgttataccgtaatgtcgtaaggcaaaagagaggtccaagatcgcatatttaaaggccatattttaaaaTTAAGTAGGTAATTGGGATGAgcctccacattaaaatcaatacattaaaattacattaattattaaaattaacacattaaaattaattattaaaattaacacattaaaattaattaggcacTTTAGGGTGAGCCCCCACAAtggtatcccacacataaagtggaagacctaacggcaatcttttcctgggccatatgaacctttgcaaaattcaacaaacgggttagcataccaaagCAGGGTGTAATCGAggagttgcaccaaagcagtaatagtatcaggcaaacaaagcatggttataataaaacaggtcagaagggcaaagatcaaaacagaacgaaaaaacagcggcatccattacaacaattcaaggtatccaggcatacttaagtctACATACagaacctcaaatatatttatgaattcaattataatatcacatggGAATTCGGAACGTAAAGcggcgatagtaacgcaaacctgtttgcaattgaattgtAATCTTGAATTGGCACTCTTAGGGTTGATGCCGGATTGAGTTGAgcggtgccgccggcttttccttcagggtttcctttaaacaacaaattagaacgaaggaaataaactagatcctaacgtaaggttagattcggtaaaaaggtgcacaatagtttccgttgcagaaactattgtgcgaaaagaattaaaAAAAGGAAATGGGAAATTGCAAGGGGAGCAGTGTAGAACTCGTAATAAACAATGACTAAGCTACTGGAAAAGAAACTATGCAAAAGCAAAAACGGCAAAAGGGAaaaaaaaatgtggaaaagcctccccttttaggttttcaaggtggctatttatattggtgtcGTTAGGTCATGCCTGCTGCCCCAAAAAAAAAAAGTCTTCAACGCGCGTGGATATAAGGCCCAACATCCCTCAACGTATCTTCAAGTCTCTGAAGCATTACCTGCGCCcacaaagtaggggaatggtgtgacgttcgtcacaccatgtgtgacgtccgtcacaaggttgttttgcgtgacgctcgtcacgccctctatgacgtccgtcacaggcacagcatttgtgtcttgcgctttgggctggaCTTTGCTATTTGATTCTTTTTCTctttgcacctccttttcttccattttacttgtgcttcaaaataagccacctgagacaaataggaagaacATACCGCGTAATACCTAACAACataaagtgaactgaaataaatgatgataaaattTAGTTGAATTAAGTCTTATAATATAAgttcatgttatcactaggcgagtgtgtagcgaacaggccagtttgggtcattcgtgagctgagccttcgttcctttaagatcagtgccgTAAAAATGggtcggagtgccctgaaaaacgtcttgaaatattaatgggcaaattttggggtatgacagtaaCCAACCAGAGTTGACATTATTTTTAGAACTTCGTCAATGATTGCATTGATTTAAATTCTGATGATGTTCAAACTTCAAAATCTATTTTGTCTGAGTCTAGAGTCGTTATATCTAGAATCTCTCTGAGACTAGAGTTCAGAGTTTCTAACACCATAATTTAGAATTTGATCATCATTTTGAAATATTGATAATTACGATATTCTTATACCAATAGTAGTTAATATCTTGGAATGTAAAAACCAATCAAAATTGGAACGTGAAAGAATAAAAAAGTGATGTAAAAGTCTAGTATATAGAGAAATTGAAAACAATAATATTTGCTTCTTATTATTAACTTAATAGCAAGATATTACAGATAATTCATGGTACATACAACAGAAACAGAAGCAATTAAAATCTCACAAACAAATCACAAGATAACATAATACTTAAAGGAAACAGATAAAAAGGTGAAGAATACAAAGACACAAGCAGTAAAAAGAGCAGACAATGGATGATAGGTCTTATTTAGAATATGTAACATACTATACATAGCATGACGCATAAGACGTTGCTATTAATTATAGTATGTATGACCCgtgaaataaaaacaaattaccAGGTAGGTAAGAACCTAGTAAGTAATCACTTTTTAGCAAGGAGTTTTTGAATCTCTCGCTCAGGTGTATATGCGGGGGCAGAGGGCTTAGCATCCCAAACAAAAGCTCCAACAAGTGATCCACGGTTAAGGAGGTATTCGCATCCCTCAATAATGGTTTTAGATTTAATAGCTTCATAGGTGCTGACTCCTACCAAGAATTTATCTAACGCAGTACCATATTCAGTAACTAGTTTTTTAAAGAGCTTTTCAAAATCGTCCACTGTGTTAAAATACTGATTGTAGAACTTGTAGTCAATCCAGTCAATATAGCCTTTGTTGTCGCGATAAAGTTTGAGGTAGTAGGATTGGGAATTCTCTGTTGGACCAATGGACACCACTTTCATGGATTTGGAAACAACTGGATCAACCTTGAGTTGTTTTATCACCTCTCCTATACAGTTGGAAAAGTCACTGATACTGGAACTGATCTTTTCATAGTTAATATCAATACCGTCAAGTACGTCATCGTTGGGGACTTTGGTCTGGTAGTTTAGGATGATCCCTTTGATTGATGATGTGGCATTCACAATCCAGTCTTCATTATTCTTAGGGTTGAATGTATCTTCAGGGCCAATGCCTCCTATGCTTATTACCACTTTCACTTTCACGTTGTTAAGCTTTTTCTTTAGTTCCACCACCTTTTCTGGGCTAAAGTTCGTGAAGTTCCAATTGCTGTCAAAAAGTCCTGTGCCTTTTCCGTCAACATGCGTCTCTGTGGCAAAGCACAGAATGAAGTGGAATTCTTTTATATCGGCATTGATCATTTCATCAGGAAAATGATCTATATAATCTCCCATGCCAATGTATTCTCGGAAAATGGTAGGCGTCACAGTGGTAGATCCTGACATTGTGATTTACTTTCTTTTTGAATGAGGATTTAATTGGTTGTGGTTGGAATGACAACACTCCTGTTGCCCTTTTATAAGCCTAGAGGTCCTATTTTTAATCAAACTTTTATTTATTAGTCTTCTTAATCTAATGCCATTTTATTGCTTTGCAATATAAACTATTAAACAACGCGACTAGACAATAACGACGGCAATATGAAAATTTAAAACTATATACAAATATGACTAGACAAAAACCAAGGGTGAAGAACGTTCCTAACTATATCAATAACTCATGCAATTAATATTCTCAACACCACTACATATACAATAAAGTATGCAAACACTTGCCTAtattaacttttttttttcaaatttaatCTCATGGATTAAGTTAGAAGGAAACTTCTTCAAATTAAAAATTAGTACATATGTCATCCTTCCCTTATAAATGTTCACACTATGGTTTGTTAGAGATtcataaaatataaaaaaaaaactttgGACTTTTATACAATATCAACCCAATTTTACAataaattgaatttttttttccGAATGATAAACTCAACAACCTTAAACCAATAATTTGTGTTCGCCAATATAAGAATGAAGGGAATATGGAGAAGTTTTTTCCCAATTTTGTAGATTGAGTTTCCCTTTTTTTTTTTAGTCTTTCCCTCTTCTCTAAAAGCATTTTTATAGGAGTAACCTTCACCACATATTCAGAGCTTCAAAGCTCTGGCTCTCGGCCTTCTGTTTTGCTTTACTATATATCTTTGACCACATATTTCAAGGTACCTAATCTTCACATCAGTTTTTCATTCAAGAGTTTACTATATTTTCGTTACGATGAACGATAAACCTATTATCATAGAGAGTGACTCTAATAGTAATGTTTCTTCTTCTTAGAGATGGGGAATAAATTCCAAGTTGCATTCCTTTTTCTATGTGGGCAGGGATTCTGATTCAAAGATTGTTTCTCTCGTTTGAGATTTCAAAATAGAAGGAGTATTCGACGACTCATTTTTTATGGGAAAAAAATTTCTGACGGCCCTTCGGAGCACCTTGACGCTCAGTAATCAAAAGTAAGTATTTGTTTTAGCATATTCAAAAGTGGAATTGTTGAAATGAGGCAACCATAAGGATTGTTATAGAGAATAAAATAACTCGTGCTCACATATTAGAGATCGAATAATTTGGAGATCATTAGAATGTTCAACTCTGATACTTTTGAATGTCTATATATAATTGGCATCCTAAATGACTCTATGTATTTATGTCACTTGATTCcatataaaaaaattaataataataaataaataaaataaagaattTAAAAGATAACTCAAGCTATATTGTGAAATAAGTCAGTCGAATAATGTTTCAGCAACTATTTTGTAAAGTTCATTGACTTAtaggttgttgttgttgaaggaTAGAACATATAGATAAAAAATTTATGCTAACTGACTTAGTAATCAAAGACTTGACATATAAGGTCTTTCATATGATTGTTGTCGTTAAGGATGTCCTAGATTACTGAGAGTCATTCTTTCTTTATGTTTTATAATATTGTTTTGATATCGATACATACTTTATGTTAAGATTATCTGCAGAAATAAAGTTTATGAGGTTATTATTGTTATAACCATTTCTGTATCATTTGTGCAAATATTGAATTTGCAAACGTCAATTTGATCTCAATAAAGAATTTAGTTGGACCAGTTGGAAATAGATATGATTCAgatattacattacataaagtGTCCATGTCACTCATTCATATCGATCTATGTCATCAAGTACATTGATGTGGTGGTCGTCAGAGTTCTGTCACGTTATACGTCAGTGACGGCAGCCGCGGTGGTCTCATTGTTGATGTATGAGGTGGACCAGATTGTAAAGTTGAAATCTAAAGATGAAATAGTATTTGGATGCGCGCCTAAAGAATTATGatataattattaaaatatattggtcaagtgggagattgttggaatATTTTAATACTTAGTATTATAgtattattttaataattatgtggccaaatatatttatttaattatattagGCTTTTTTTTATCAATTAAGTATCTTAAATAATTAAGTGATCAAATAGAGTTAAAGGACTGATTAGATTTTATTTagaaattatttaattaatcaattaaatattGGATATGGACTCAAATATTAGTGGATTATGATTCTTATAATAATTCAATTTTGTCAAAAATCTATTTTTTACTTTTATTGTGTAATAGCGTCCAAACGGACACTTTGTGTCCGTCTGTCCGCTATTTTAATAAACACACGTGAAAATATAtatgatattattttatttaatgttaattttagttgGATCTTATATAAAAagttaatagtaggaagttatTTAAAAGATGATAATAATAGTTTCAATATAAGTTATTAGAAGTTATTATGTAAATTATCTAAGGGTAAAATTGGTAGaaaaataggctacaccaaaatcaagttttccttttatatattgttatagatTACTAAATATTAAAACCATATTTTATAAAAACTTGTTGTAACAAGTTAGTTTATAATAGCACACTTTTATTTAGAGCGTCGTAACAAGTTAATACCTTAGATAACACTTTTATTTTAAAGTGTTATCTAAGAGCTACATGTTTTTAACATAATAATGTGTTACATGATGACAAAGCTTTCACATTGTCCTACACAAAACCAAGGTAATTCTAAAAGTGTCatgattaattttttttttacacATATATGACATATTTCCTTAGTTTATCTAAACCGATGGAATGGATCTATCAGGGATCTCTCTTCGAATCCTTGTCACTtcattttttgttttttatttatttttcaattggATTAGGGACCAAGTGTTACATTTTCTCAAATAGAACATCTCCctttttgctttatttatttatttttaattatataaataatattttcaAATGCCCTTCTTTTAATTGTAATATTCCTCGGTCACATTGCCTAACTAAGAGGTAATATCATTTGTATGCAATTCCAAGAATATAGCACTATGCTActttttttaattataaattaGTCTATTCTCTCGGTTATTCCCTATACCAACATGTAAGTTATTTTGCATGAATACTTCACATAActaaatttaaaaaatttatttacCTATCAACACTCCTTGTTTCATTCTTTGGAAAAAAAACCTAGGTAGTTTTCATCTTTCATGAACAACTCAAACATCAAAACTcatatttcatcttccaaaaaCAACTCGAACATCAACTCTTCCAACCTAAAGAAGCTTTGTCATCACGTTTTCTATACGTAACTCACTTTATTTATTGACATAAGCGTTATGAATATGTTAGTTTGATAAAAATATTGTTTTTCTTTAGTGTGTCTTTCAGTTTATTTTGGATTTTAGAGTAGAATCAGTTTTGAATAGAAAATATTGATGCATTTTGTATGTTACAACTCTAGAATAATTTTTATTAGAGGTTGTTTGGATTGGATTATCTATTGATATAAGCCCTTATGAACATAAGCTTCTTTCATCATATCTATGTAAGCACTCTATCCTGATTTTGAAAAACAAATTATAGTTATTAGCTTATAAAAATGTTGTTTTTCTTGAATAATGTTAGTTTGTGATGTATGTTCTTAGGAGGTGTACCACGAGTATAGTATTATTCATATGCATTAGGTTCATTAGCAAATATCTTGAAATGTTGTGTTTCTTGAATAATCTTAGTTTGAGAATATGCATTAGTTTAACAATATGTTGAATGTATGTTCTTAGGAAGTTTACACACGGATAGGTGATTCGACCAACACCTCTCTTACAACCTCTACTACAACCTCTATTAAtattaaaagtaaaataaaaacTAGAGGTGACACAATGATGATCAAAGTTTCAAAGGCTCACAAAACTGATGTTTGCTTCCTGGTTGATTTTTGTCCAAGAACTGGTAAGGCCTATGATGAACATACTGGTAATTTTAGGGGTTGTGTGTC from Lathyrus oleraceus cultivar Zhongwan6 chromosome 1, CAAS_Psat_ZW6_1.0, whole genome shotgun sequence includes:
- the LOC127137664 gene encoding chitinase 2, translated to MSGSTTVTPTIFREYIGMGDYIDHFPDEMINADIKEFHFILCFATETHVDGKGTGLFDSNWNFTNFSPEKVVELKKKLNNVKVKVVISIGGIGPEDTFNPKNNEDWIVNATSSIKGIILNYQTKVPNDDVLDGIDINYEKISSSISDFSNCIGEVIKQLKVDPVVSKSMKVVSIGPTENSQSYYLKLYRDNKGYIDWIDYKFYNQYFNTVDDFEKLFKKLVTEYGTALDKFLVGVSTYEAIKSKTIIEGCEYLLNRGSLVGAFVWDAKPSAPAYTPEREIQKLLAKK